The Cyprinus carpio isolate SPL01 unplaced genomic scaffold, ASM1834038v1 S000006658, whole genome shotgun sequence genome segment TGCTGATTATTGTAGGGTCCTTAATGAGAAACCAAATACTAATAGGTGGTCTCTTGGCACTAAGAAAGTGTTTTTGAGGAGGATGTTGAGGAAAAACGCATTTGAACGGGGCGTGGCGGTGAAGTTGAGAGGCAATGACAACAGTATTGTAACCAATCTGACTAAAATGCATTCACAGTAGTATCATTCATAGTATTaatgattaatataatatttcaagtAAGCTATTAAGCGCTTTGTCTTCGAAACCTTGgactattaaatatttataaaacatgtatatagttaaaatagcctaccttttcttccaataaagatttttttcgtgtgtgtgagtgtgtttgggtTAGAAAAGTATGTATTGTGTGTTTATCTCTGTTTGGTCATGTTTATAATATTCTTAAATCGAGGCTCACGCGATGAAGTGAAACTGCGGCTCCGCTGCAGCAGGGGCCGCTGAGCGCTCGTCATTTTATCTGCGCTTACAGCAAATCCGCGGAAGTAGCTGCCCGCGTATGtttgaagacattttaaaaagtggTAAAATATACACTGGAGCGGGCGATTTTTATATTTCGTTTGAAATGGCTGGCAAAATGAAGGCTGCGGATGACTGTAGCTATAAAACATACTCTGTTTGCGAGAGTGCCGCtgatagcagcagcagcagagtgGAGGAAGACGCAGAAAGCGATGGTCCAGCGGTGTTTATGTGCGGCAAATGCAAGCTGCCCATCGGCGACAGTCTGTCCTGGGCAGGCAGTGATGACGAGCAGAACCAAATCATGCTCAAacgtaaaatattattatgtttctaTTGCTTTTGTATGTAAAATGCTGGTGTTACGTTGTGTTATGATTATATacgctaccattcaaaggtttgaggttaaATGAAAGTTGACAGTAAATGGaaatgttactatatatatatatatatattatatatatatatatatataaactgctgtttgggatcggtaagatttttcatgtgttgtaaagaagtctcttctgttcatcaatgcTGTATTTACTTGACCAAAatgcaggggggaaaaaaaatgtaatattgttaaatattagtacaattttacataatggttttctattttattatactttaaattataatttattcctgtgatgcaaagctgaattttcatcagcatcattaatccagtcttcagtgtcacatgatccttcagaaatcattccaatatgctgatttattatcattattatcattatttattatgttggaaacaactgtgctgcttaaattttttttttaacctgtgatacttttttttcaagattatttgatgaataaagttaaaaagaacagcatttatttaaaatatagatcTTTTCTAACAACGTAAGTCTTTATCacttattaatttaacacatccttgccgaaaaaaaaagcattaatttcttttaagaaaaaaaagagaaaagaaacaaatactgaccccaaacttttgaatggtcgtgtatatttttacaaaatatttctaatttgattaaatgttcttttaaactttttattcacaaaagaatcctgaaaaagtatcacaggtaccaaaaaaatattaataatttttgacagatcatgtgacactgaagagtgaagtaatgatgctgatgaaaattcagctttgcagcgcaggaataaattataaattaaagtataataaaatagaaaacaattatttaaaattgcaataatatttcataatattacattttttctgtgtttctgatccaaaaaatgcagccttgaagagacttctttaaattAGCATTACaaataatcttactgatcccaaacttttgaacagcagtgtatatgtgtatatgaatatgtgtggtgtatatatatatttatatatgtgtgtgtatcgtgaaaattgttttcacaaaatatcaagccgcaaatcagcatattagaatgatttctgaaggctcatgtgacactaaagacagtagtaatggctgctgaaaattcagctttgccttctggaaataaattacatttcaaaaaatattaaagttttttttttttttttttttaccttagttTTTACTTTGCATGCATTTGTTAAAATAGCATAATACAATTGTGGATAACAACAGTTTAAACAACTGAAATCGAAATGTAGTTATATATGTACTGATAACAGTGACTATGCAAAACATAACGGGAGTATTAGAGTAATACTTTTTAGCACATTGAATATGTCTTGACATTTGCATCTCGATTTTTAGGGATCACTGACAATGTTGTCACAGATAAAGAACCCTTTGTTTCTGGTACCCGAAAGGAGCTTGGATGGTGagatatttgttttataaatgtataaatatatgtagaGTTTTCCCACCTAAACATGAAATCAATGTCTAAAATTTTGTCTCTCACATTCAGCCTTGTTGTGAATCTCACCTGCTGTGGCTGTTGCTCAGAATTAGGAATTATGTACATATCAACCCCAAAAAAGCTTGATTACAAGAGATCTCTTTTCTgctttaatgttgaaaatattgaAAGGTAAGTAGCATATTGTGCACAAGcctgtgtgatttgtgtgtgtgtgtgccaccaCATCTCATGTATCACATTGAGGATATGTTTGTGTCCCTCTGTAGCTATGTAGTCGGCAGTCCAGGCCAGCGGGTGCCAGAATTAGACAAAGACAAACCAGTGACCCTGGAGTACCAGGACAGTGTAGAACAGCAGATGACAGAGAAAAGTAGCTCATCtttagtttaaattattaatcTGCAAGCATGATGTAAACCGATGCAAGTCTCTCGCTgtttaaaaataagacatttctttttttgtactaATGATGAGGTTATTGGTGGTATTGAATGTGTAGagaacatgacaaaaataatttttgatgttAAATTTGATGAGgggaaatgtattgtttttaaaatgttaggtACAACAAACCTGAATTTTGAAttttcactgtttatttattttttctaaaaaaaaattatttaaaatttatgtcTAAAAGAAATGTGTTCCAGTATGAGTGGGGTACACaggagaaaacaaaattaaaggtGCAGTTAAATGATATCTGTGCTTTCTGTGTGGATTTGAACACGCACAAgtaaacagcagatggcgctctctTGCTGCCAGCGCTCTTTGTTTGGTCACTGAGTCCGGCAAACAATAGATATTAGGAGCTGTTGAAGAATTTGATCAAGTAAAGGGTGTTGACAGttagatattttcatgttttaatgccATCTTCCTTGTCTATGCACTatgtataaatcaaataaaaacttctGATAAGAAGATTCCGGCTGGTGATATTGAAATGTCTTCTGTGAaggaatgttttaataatttttcagatatgtattttgtactttgtgttttaaacaattacgtatttaaacaattatgcttttttattaattttttaagcaAGATTTTACAATCATGTCCTCTGTTTTCTGTCTGACCTTCTATTCTCTGATGTACCTTTCAGATAAAATCTCTAGCTGTGATCATAGGACAACGCCTACTGGAGATTGAAAATAACCTCCAGTGCAATTCTGGAAAATGATACGAGCTGTCTGTTTTATGACTGAAGGTATATAATACTGTGTGTCTGTTGTGAATAAGGCTTTTGGATCTCTTTAGTGTAAGATAGTTTTTTGTCTGGACAGTTTGTGTATTTACTATACAGTTGTATGCAAGTGACACATTTGTACCATTTCCTACCTTTTATTGATGTCGAGGTCCACACATTTAGAGATGTTATTGGATATATGTACCTATATTAGATATTACAACATACAATTAAGTTGCTGTACTGTACTGTTAGTTAAACACTCTTACTGGAGAACATGTTTGTTTGCATCTCATATTTTGTCAGGTCGTGATCCTTGTGTTTGTCATATGTGATGATAGTATTTAGAAGATGGATACACGGGGTAAACatgcacaataaatataatgGTAAAGCAAACCACgcgtttgttgttgttgtttttctccacTGGTTTGTTTTTCATCGTTTGCATTAAAACATCCCTCTGCCCAACCCACTGAAAACTAGTTCAATAACAAGTGGGTGACGGGAGAAGGGGGACATGTCGGCtcaagacatttttttgtttacagttcCTGTCTAATGTGCCTAGCAACACTAAACCCGGAGGGCGGAAAAGACTCGTAGAGACCCTAAAGGCGCGCACCCCCAACCCCGAATGCTGGGGTAGCATAACAACTGCGCGTGCCTCGGACCAACCAAAGAGCTGTATCTAAGGAGCATGCTGCCGCTAGAGCCTATTACCATCCTTATTCGCAGGCAAGTAAGTCAGCCAACCAGCTTGCGAGGGGGGTGTGTCAGTCTGATGACGTTGCGCTTCAGTCGCGCGCGGGGGCGTGGTCTCCATCTCGCGCCCCGCAGAGAGTTCTTCATTCTTGTGCCTTTGAACTCCTCCCACCATCTGCCTGTGAAACCAGTTAAAAATAGTAACAAGAGGTAAAACATGCGTGTAGCACATGGTATTATCGCAGCATGTTTACTGTTTATTTCCAGTAGAGGGAAACATCACTCTACATAGTCACAAAATAGCCATCATATCTCAGTAAAGGCCCGTTTACACCAAGACGATAACTAAAGCCAAATGTCCAAATTTGCATTTTCAAGTGCTTTACGCGATAccagccaaggaataagggtcttgtCTAGCGAAACTATCTGTCattatctaaacaaaataaaattaataaaaatgtatatacttttgtATATACCAAAAATGCTCGTCTTGCAATAGCTCTGCAAATTCACATGTGGTTCACAAAGTACGTGTCTGGTTCAGTGCCTCATCAAATCTCAAACTCGTAGCCCTACATTGAAGAGGCATATTCTTgagttaaaaaattataatttaaacgcTCCTTCAGTAGCCTACAACACATTGAGTCTTCGAACTAAAGCAGTGGCGCGTTTCAAAAGCACTTTAGAAGAACACgaagaataaataaattgaaaaaattatgtgattcgtttaattaaaatttaaaacagagaTTTGTTCACCAATTAAGGACGACTGAACTGTACATATGTTCTTGTCtttgttaatttatgtatttttttttttctcccatagcCTAATTTTTTCACCTGCTCCGCCAGCCGCTGTCATTTTGATTTATGGACGGCGGCTGCAGtagcatctgcaaaatgcatcTCACTTGAACTAAAGTGCTGATGTGCTGCACTTTCAGAATGAATTTACCCATCCCCTTCACCTCCCTCTCAGTGTCCAcagacacagacatacacacacgcacacacactttgtCCTGGAGGACTGGTGGGCTGGTAATCAATAATGTAGACAGTCTGATTAAGCGAATGTTACTTCTTTGCAAATAACCACGTGAGGCAATCGACACAAGGACTGTTATAGACAAGCCCTCCAATAGCAGTGAGGCTCAAAACAGGATTTGCCAGTACATTCTTGCTAATATGGCAAATTGAGTGTTGCGTGCAACAGCTGCTTACACATTTACCTGTACTGGCTTCAACATTCCTTTGAGTTATGATTGAAAGATTTGTGACTTGTTGATGCACCAGAAATTGCTATATGCAAATATTACCCTTCCAACATTTAGTTCAAAAACAGTTACAATAACTAATTCataattgtaaataatgtaaaatacttgaGGATGTCTGtcctcaaaaatatatatactacattttataattgatataattattattttatatatatatacaaccatAGTACAAGGTCAAAAGttggtttggaaacattactatttttaatgttttttgaaagaagtctcttttcaCTCTGCCTCatccaagcctgcatttatttgatcaaaaatacacaatacagaaaaaacagaaatattattaaatattattacaacttaactcccttaatagttttctatttgaatatacttaaaaaaaaataataatgtattcctgtgatgcaaagctgaattttcagcaatcattactccagccttcaggtcaatgtaacatccagtctatcacatgatcatttagaaattcaTTCTATATTTcggatttattatgagtgttggaaaacagttctgcggtctaatatatttgatgattacaaagggttaaaaagaactgcatttattcaaaattaaaaaatttctaataaaatatattcctaaataatatattttctttactatcaccttttatcaatttaacacatccttgctgaataaaagtattgattttattaaaaataaagacaaagaaaaaaaaaaattactggaccagtagtgtatattgttattgacaaaatatttatatttttaaaaaacaaagcttagttttattttttattttttactttttattcatcaaagtatcctaaaaaagtatcacatgttctgaaaaaaatattaagcagcagaactgtttccaatttTGATAATGACGCATCATCACATTTTAGACATGATTTCTAAAAGGATAATGTGATCAATGATCCTAACaaagtcagctttgcatcacagaaaataaatgataatttaaagtataataataaatttcgaaaaaaattattttaaattgtaataatatactcacaatattacattttttttctgtatttttgatcaaataaactgcagcgcttgatgagcagaagaaacactttccacaaacattaaaaatcgtttaatgtttccaaacttttgacctggtactatatatatatctatatatatatatatatatctatattatatattctatatagtatCTATActtatatatctctatatatatactctcatatctctatatatgactatataccctacactttttttttaagatatttgttGGACAAAACAATGCTTCTTAAGTTACactgaaacagtattttgtgGTTTAGAAATAAGTTAGTTCACATGTTTTAAAAGTTATAcatttagtaaaatatatttatgacaatATGTTGtttgccaaaaccacttccattTTCTACATGCTACAttgaatcaatgtttttgtatgttataaAAAGATTTTAGCTGAAAAGTCTAAGATAGTTTACTTGTTTTTATTGTGGCAACTTACCTTTTACAGTGTGACGACACATTCCCCACAAACTTTAAGGTGTCCCATACTACAagaaactgactttcaaaaaatGAATTCACCCCGAAAACATGTAACAACTAGCCATGTCAGGACAGTAGAATTATTAATTGTCGTTTTTTTTCAGACACCAAAGAAACTACTTCCTGAcgccctggaaaaaaaaaagccgtTTGAAAAGCAGGATTAGTCTCCAATCAGGGTCTATAGCCCGAACAGATTGAGAGATTTGAGAGGGTCTAAAAACGCAGCAAGAAGGCCCTTTATTTGACTTCGACTCTAATGATGATCGTTAACCAGGTAACAACAGTAACAGTGATTTGCGCACTCACCCTGTCCAAAATGGTTGGCAATGCCCCAGTTAAACATGCCCTGGTcagtcccccccccccaatgCTGATGACACAAAAGTATATCCGTGGTTTCTTTATACTTCCTTTTGCTCAGGTTATGATGTCAGCAGGTTAACTAGATATTTGTAGAGCCCTTCTTTTCTTGTGTTAAGTTTAGACAGCTGAAGAGAAGACCTTAATAGCAAGACTCAT includes the following:
- the LOC109097606 gene encoding protein Mis18-alpha-like; its protein translation is MFEDILKSGKIYTGAGDFYISFEMAGKMKAADDCSYKTYSVCESAADSSSSRVEEDAESDGPAVFMCGKCKLPIGDSLSWAGSDDEQNQIMLKRITDNVVTDKEPFVSGTRKELGCLVVNLTCCGCCSELGIMYISTPKKLDYKRSLFCFNVENIESYVVGSPGQRVPELDKDKPVTLEYQDSVEQQMTEKSSSSLIKSLAVIIGQRLLEIENNLQCNSGK